One part of the Dyadobacter sp. 676 genome encodes these proteins:
- a CDS encoding SusD/RagB family nutrient-binding outer membrane lipoprotein, translated as MKIKILFLIVFLATFTGCDNFESLNTDPARSSETQPEFLLSNAEKRACDLMYDSYFNGRIGMELSQYWMGTDKTSDGRYLFTNDGLWAGLYAGPLMDLKEIGNYYDRHPAEKSEHTLAVAEILKAWIFHVLTDVYIDIPYTQALQSEDIPQPVFDQGKDVYAALLSSLKKQIDVLSGTSAGVIRGDIIAKGDVQQWIRIANALRLRIAMRMVDAQPAEAKAVIEEAVKNTLTSTAQDVYFPYNVATTTNRFPYNDVERPLVEFAVTSTLVDYLQSVNDPRLPVFARPDETNGKYIGKVYGTEANSPTMIGLSKPGVIAYSGSAKGYVITFAEIAFIRAEAAARGMNVGNTSPETLYNEAVTASMAQWGITDAKAVETYLKGVPYKAGNWKNVIGTQKWIAMYMQGLQSWLERLRLDPEKPDGGVLFIPPVSGSLDPDVTDVPKRLKYPSNTRTSNAQNSESAAKRIGGDTQAVKNWWDVH; from the coding sequence ATGAAAATCAAGATATTATTTCTGATCGTATTCCTGGCGACCTTCACCGGATGCGACAATTTCGAATCCCTGAACACCGACCCGGCGCGGTCGAGCGAAACCCAGCCCGAGTTCCTGCTTTCCAATGCCGAAAAACGCGCCTGCGACCTGATGTACGATTCCTATTTCAACGGACGGATCGGCATGGAACTTTCGCAGTACTGGATGGGCACCGACAAGACCTCCGACGGCCGCTACCTGTTCACCAACGACGGTCTGTGGGCCGGCCTGTACGCGGGGCCATTGATGGATTTGAAAGAAATCGGTAACTATTACGACCGACATCCGGCCGAAAAAAGCGAACACACCCTGGCCGTGGCGGAAATCCTGAAAGCATGGATTTTTCATGTGCTCACCGACGTTTACATCGACATTCCCTACACGCAGGCATTGCAGAGCGAAGACATTCCGCAGCCTGTTTTCGATCAGGGCAAGGACGTGTATGCGGCTTTGCTGAGCTCTTTAAAAAAGCAAATCGATGTGCTTTCGGGAACCTCGGCCGGTGTAATCCGTGGTGACATTATTGCCAAAGGCGATGTGCAGCAATGGATCAGAATCGCGAATGCGTTGCGCCTGCGCATTGCCATGCGGATGGTGGATGCGCAACCTGCAGAAGCCAAGGCGGTAATCGAGGAGGCTGTTAAAAATACATTGACCAGCACCGCTCAGGACGTTTATTTTCCTTATAATGTGGCTACGACTACCAACCGTTTTCCCTACAACGACGTGGAAAGGCCGCTTGTCGAATTTGCCGTGACTTCCACGCTGGTGGATTACCTGCAATCGGTGAATGACCCGCGGCTGCCGGTTTTTGCACGTCCGGACGAAACCAATGGCAAATATATCGGCAAGGTGTACGGCACGGAAGCCAACTCGCCTACGATGATCGGACTTTCGAAGCCCGGTGTAATCGCATACAGCGGTTCGGCAAAGGGATATGTGATCACTTTCGCCGAGATCGCCTTCATCAGAGCCGAAGCCGCCGCCCGCGGTATGAACGTCGGAAATACATCTCCTGAAACGTTGTACAACGAAGCGGTAACGGCCTCGATGGCACAGTGGGGCATTACGGATGCAAAAGCGGTTGAAACTTATTTGAAAGGCGTTCCCTACAAGGCAGGAAACTGGAAGAATGTGATCGGGACGCAAAAATGGATCGCGATGTACATGCAGGGGCTGCAATCATGGCTCGAACGGTTGCGCCTCGACCCTGAAAAGCCCGATGGCGGCGTCCTGTTCATCCCGCCGGTGTCAGGCAGCCTGGACCCGGACGTGACCGACGTGCCCAAACGGTTGAAATACCCCAGCAACACCCGCACCAGCAATGCGCAAAACAGCGAAAGTGCGGCCAAGCGGATAGGCGGCGATACCCAGGCCGTGAAGAACTGGTGGGACGTGCACTGA
- a CDS encoding SusC/RagA family TonB-linked outer membrane protein, whose amino-acid sequence MAQSIRSCLTALLAVLLGAYPAAGQDRQVRGRVLDEANAGLPGVSVLVKGTNNGTNTDADGNFSISLPAGGHVLTVSSIGYVTQDVQVSSSATEITVKLKADVKSLGEVVVTALGVQKSTRNVGYAVQQIDGGGIQEAREVNYINALQGKLAGVQIGGNSGSMGGSSRVTIRGLKSISGNNNALFIVDGVPMANMNLNSYGVTGGQGTGGGGYDYGNPAQLINPNDVENISVLKGAAATALYGSRGQNGVIYITTKSGKGSGKLSLNYDLNIQADQVSLLPKFQNLYGGGGSDKFTKLYVNENPSGFLPGGGTYDDGDGKGRYDLIPDYGTDESWGPKMEGQLVRHYWSWDQDRNNPNFGKTAPWSPHPDNAKEFFKTGVTFSNNLSVASSGDNGSIRFSIGQTKQNFIYPGSNLSRFFISLNTVYKFTEKFTFSGGINYINDHSKGRPGTGFFGNNPMLFYVMFGQRQIDDAYLRNYKYADGTEQSWNRTAWNIQKPAFTQNPYWNQYENYNTDQNNRYFGNAGLTYKITDWLSADVRVFSDYLNHLDEVRSAKGFFVGSYARRVVVNNENNYQGTLNINKAFADSKLTLEAVAGGNILRIKSSTDAGNTNGGLQNPNVYVLQNSVTPATVSNAYGNKQINSLFGSVTLGYNKLLYLTATGRNDWASTLKQTGNFSYFYPSVSGSFIFSDLIAGAKWLTLGKARLSYARVGNDADPYSVSRYYDYVAPFDTYPLQSTSDKLFNSRLKPELSSETEAGVDFRFFNDRLGANFTYYNRKTRNQIWNVQIPSESGFTTKVVNGGTVQNKGIELTLSATPVMTTNFSWRINLNFSKNKNTVLDLNSTSDNIQGIERFIIGTERRTNKVSMVAQKGMSLGTMLGTDYVYDSKGNKTVADNGTYNVTATPVIIGDANPDFIGGLSNMLSYKNFYLSALVDFQKGGDFFSYTNLYGNKSGMLAETAENGIRENGVVNPGVKADGSPNDIVVPARTHFNADGGNRISKANLYDGSYIYLREVRLGWYLPDAWAHKIRMQALRVTLTGRNLWLIKSNAPNVDPANITNSISNQIGFEGGALPPTRSYGVNLNVTF is encoded by the coding sequence ATGGCGCAATCAATACGAAGTTGTTTAACAGCGTTACTCGCCGTGTTGCTGGGTGCGTACCCGGCGGCCGGACAGGACAGGCAGGTGAGAGGCAGGGTGCTGGACGAGGCGAATGCCGGCCTCCCGGGTGTGAGCGTACTCGTAAAGGGCACCAATAACGGTACCAATACGGATGCAGACGGTAATTTCAGCATTTCACTTCCGGCTGGCGGGCATGTGCTTACGGTTTCGTCCATCGGGTACGTAACCCAGGATGTGCAGGTGTCTTCCTCGGCCACAGAAATTACCGTTAAGCTTAAAGCGGACGTGAAAAGCCTCGGTGAGGTGGTCGTCACGGCGCTGGGCGTGCAGAAAAGCACCCGGAATGTGGGCTATGCCGTTCAGCAGATCGACGGCGGGGGAATTCAGGAAGCCCGGGAGGTCAACTACATCAATGCATTGCAGGGCAAACTGGCCGGGGTACAGATCGGCGGGAACAGCGGCTCGATGGGCGGCTCGTCGCGTGTGACGATCAGGGGATTAAAATCCATTTCCGGGAACAATAATGCACTGTTTATCGTCGATGGCGTGCCTATGGCGAATATGAACCTGAACTCGTACGGCGTTACGGGCGGACAGGGCACGGGCGGCGGCGGTTACGATTACGGTAACCCGGCGCAACTTATCAATCCGAACGACGTGGAGAATATTTCGGTGCTCAAAGGGGCTGCGGCAACGGCGCTCTATGGGAGCCGGGGACAGAACGGGGTAATTTATATCACGACCAAATCGGGCAAAGGGTCGGGGAAGCTTTCGCTTAATTATGACCTGAATATACAAGCCGATCAGGTTTCGTTGTTGCCCAAATTCCAGAATCTGTATGGCGGCGGAGGGAGCGATAAGTTTACGAAACTATATGTGAATGAGAACCCTTCCGGCTTTCTGCCGGGCGGCGGCACTTACGACGACGGCGACGGCAAGGGGCGCTACGACCTCATTCCCGACTATGGTACCGACGAATCGTGGGGCCCGAAGATGGAGGGGCAATTGGTGCGGCACTACTGGTCGTGGGACCAGGACCGCAACAACCCGAATTTCGGCAAGACCGCTCCGTGGAGCCCGCATCCCGACAATGCGAAGGAGTTTTTCAAGACCGGCGTGACGTTCTCCAACAACCTGTCGGTAGCCAGCAGCGGCGACAACGGGTCCATCCGTTTTTCGATCGGCCAGACCAAGCAAAACTTCATTTACCCCGGCAGCAACCTGAGCCGGTTTTTCATCAGCCTGAACACAGTATATAAGTTCACCGAGAAATTCACATTCAGCGGAGGAATCAATTATATCAACGACCATTCCAAAGGACGACCGGGAACCGGTTTTTTCGGCAACAACCCGATGCTGTTTTACGTGATGTTCGGTCAACGGCAGATCGACGACGCCTACCTGCGGAACTATAAATACGCCGACGGCACGGAGCAATCGTGGAACCGGACCGCATGGAATATCCAGAAACCGGCATTTACCCAAAATCCGTACTGGAACCAGTACGAAAACTACAATACCGACCAGAATAACCGCTATTTCGGAAACGCCGGGCTTACCTATAAAATCACCGACTGGCTTTCCGCCGATGTACGCGTGTTTTCGGATTATCTCAACCATCTCGACGAGGTCAGGAGCGCGAAAGGCTTTTTTGTAGGCTCCTATGCCAGACGTGTGGTGGTCAACAACGAGAACAACTACCAGGGAACGCTGAATATCAACAAAGCATTTGCCGATTCGAAACTGACGCTGGAAGCTGTGGCTGGCGGGAATATATTGCGCATCAAATCGAGTACCGATGCAGGCAATACCAATGGCGGCTTGCAGAACCCGAACGTGTATGTGTTGCAAAACTCTGTAACGCCGGCTACCGTTTCGAATGCTTATGGTAACAAGCAGATCAATTCGCTGTTTGGCTCGGTGACACTGGGGTATAACAAACTGCTGTACCTCACCGCCACGGGCCGTAACGACTGGGCGTCGACGCTGAAACAAACCGGAAACTTTTCGTATTTCTACCCGTCGGTGTCCGGTTCGTTTATTTTTTCCGACCTGATAGCCGGTGCCAAATGGCTTACGCTCGGAAAGGCGCGCCTTTCGTATGCACGTGTGGGTAACGATGCCGATCCGTACTCGGTATCAAGGTATTACGATTACGTAGCGCCATTTGATACCTATCCGCTGCAAAGTACTTCCGACAAGCTCTTCAACAGCCGATTGAAGCCGGAACTTTCTTCCGAAACCGAGGCGGGCGTCGATTTCAGGTTCTTTAACGATCGTCTGGGCGCCAATTTTACCTACTACAACCGTAAAACCCGGAACCAGATATGGAATGTGCAGATCCCTTCGGAAAGCGGCTTTACGACCAAAGTAGTAAATGGCGGAACCGTGCAGAACAAGGGCATCGAGCTGACGCTATCGGCGACGCCTGTGATGACGACCAATTTCAGTTGGCGTATTAATCTCAATTTTTCGAAAAACAAAAACACCGTTCTCGACCTGAACAGCACCAGCGACAATATCCAGGGCATCGAGCGCTTTATCATCGGTACGGAGCGCCGCACGAACAAGGTTTCGATGGTAGCGCAGAAAGGAATGTCGCTCGGCACCATGCTCGGGACGGATTACGTGTACGATTCGAAAGGAAACAAGACGGTGGCAGACAACGGAACGTATAACGTGACGGCAACGCCGGTGATCATCGGCGACGCGAACCCGGATTTTATCGGAGGTTTGTCGAATATGCTGAGCTACAAGAATTTTTACCTCTCGGCCCTTGTGGATTTTCAAAAAGGTGGTGATTTCTTTTCGTATACCAATTTGTACGGAAACAAATCGGGTATGCTGGCGGAGACGGCCGAAAACGGCATCCGTGAAAACGGCGTAGTCAACCCGGGTGTGAAGGCCGATGGTTCGCCGAATGACATCGTGGTCCCGGCCAGGACACATTTCAATGCGGACGGCGGTAACCGGATCAGCAAGGCGAATCTTTACGACGGCAGCTACATTTACCTCCGCGAAGTGCGGCTGGGCTGGTACCTGCCCGATGCCTGGGCACACAAGATACGGATGCAGGCCTTGCGCGTAACACTTACCGGAAGGAATCTCTGGCTGATCAAAAGTAATGCACCGAATGTCGACCCGGCCAACATTACCAATTCCATCAGCAACCAGATCGGCTTCGAGGGAGGCGCGCTGCCGCCGACCCGCAGCTACGGCGTGAACCTGAATGTAACTTTCTGA
- a CDS encoding ATP-binding protein has translation MLDRAALAKYPMLDTRCAYHHLQVSDNGIGFDQNYAEQIFEIFQRLHGKKEFEGTGIGLAMCKKILQNHHGHIFATSENGEGATFHVILPENQSCFADSSTL, from the coding sequence TTGCTTGACCGTGCCGCCCTGGCAAAATATCCGATGCTGGATACCCGCTGTGCCTATCACCACTTACAAGTGTCGGACAATGGGATAGGCTTCGATCAGAACTATGCGGAGCAGATTTTCGAAATTTTTCAGCGGCTGCACGGCAAGAAAGAGTTCGAAGGAACGGGCATAGGACTGGCGATGTGCAAGAAGATCCTGCAAAATCATCACGGCCACATTTTCGCCACGTCCGAAAATGGCGAAGGCGCCACTTTTCATGTTATTCTCCCTGAAAATCAGTCATGTTTTGCCGATTCGTCGACGCTTTGA
- a CDS encoding PAS domain-containing protein, with amino-acid sequence MDLRKPTNDQVFHFIQGGGEMGALTRSFDWSKTAIGPPDQWQQSLRTTLGIVLHSAFPMFLFWGEDFICFYNDAFRPSLGTEGKHPALGKRGEEVWPEIWGFIGPLLRQVITTGEPVWFEDQLVPFSRNGRIEDIYWTFSYSPVYDDSGVINGVFMTCTETTRKVLLINHLRDSERQFQNLVADAPVGIIVLKGEDMTVEIVNDAYAKLIDRQRDELIGKALFSVIPETQPHFRKIIEQVRATGEPMYLNDHPFFVYINGERKDGFLNLVYQPYRGSDGQVLGVMVLCHDVTEQVVARLRTEEIVAERTRELATANRHLQRSNAELAQFAYIASHDLQEPVRKVSTFTQLLEASLGPLTGQQQHYLNKIRDASARMSLLIRDVLTFSQLSRDTDLVQETDLGAIIDNIVDDLELLIEQKHATVKYSDLPTLEAVPLQMSQLFGNLISNALKFTRTDRPPGYYNFGAIA; translated from the coding sequence ATGGATTTGCGGAAACCCACCAACGACCAGGTATTTCATTTCATTCAGGGAGGAGGCGAAATGGGCGCTCTGACGCGGTCGTTCGACTGGTCGAAAACCGCCATCGGCCCACCCGACCAGTGGCAGCAAAGCCTGCGGACGACGCTGGGTATTGTGCTGCATTCCGCATTCCCGATGTTCCTTTTCTGGGGAGAAGACTTTATCTGCTTCTACAACGACGCATTCCGGCCGAGCCTCGGGACGGAGGGCAAGCATCCCGCGCTGGGCAAAAGGGGCGAGGAGGTCTGGCCGGAAATATGGGGATTTATCGGGCCGTTGCTGAGGCAGGTGATCACCACGGGCGAGCCGGTCTGGTTTGAAGACCAACTGGTGCCTTTTTCCCGAAACGGCAGGATCGAGGATATTTACTGGACGTTCAGTTACAGTCCGGTATACGACGATAGCGGCGTGATCAACGGAGTGTTTATGACCTGTACCGAAACGACGCGTAAGGTATTGTTAATCAACCATCTCCGAGATTCGGAACGGCAGTTTCAAAATCTGGTGGCCGACGCCCCGGTGGGTATAATCGTACTTAAAGGGGAGGACATGACCGTGGAGATTGTGAACGACGCCTACGCGAAGCTCATCGACCGCCAGCGCGATGAGCTGATCGGTAAGGCGCTTTTTTCCGTGATCCCCGAAACTCAGCCGCATTTCAGGAAGATCATAGAGCAGGTCAGGGCCACCGGCGAGCCGATGTATCTGAACGATCATCCTTTTTTTGTATACATCAATGGAGAAAGGAAAGACGGCTTTCTCAATCTCGTTTACCAACCCTACCGGGGCAGCGACGGCCAGGTTTTGGGGGTGATGGTCCTGTGCCACGACGTAACCGAGCAGGTAGTGGCCCGCCTGCGGACCGAGGAGATCGTGGCGGAACGCACGCGTGAACTCGCGACCGCGAACCGCCATCTGCAACGCTCGAATGCCGAACTGGCGCAATTCGCCTACATCGCCTCGCACGACCTTCAGGAGCCGGTGAGGAAGGTGAGTACGTTCACACAATTGCTTGAAGCCTCATTAGGCCCTCTCACAGGACAACAGCAGCATTATCTCAACAAAATCAGGGACGCCTCTGCCCGGATGTCGCTGCTTATCCGCGACGTGCTTACGTTTTCCCAATTGTCGCGGGACACCGATCTCGTGCAGGAAACCGATCTGGGAGCTATCATTGACAATATCGTCGACGACCTCGAGTTGCTGATAGAGCAGAAGCACGCCACCGTAAAATATAGCGACCTTCCTACGCTGGAAGCTGTGCCGTTGCAAATGTCGCAGCTGTTTGGCAACCTGATTTCGAATGCATTGAAATTCACCCGGACCGACCGCCCCCCCGGTTATTACAATTTCGGCGCGATTGCTTGA
- a CDS encoding response regulator has protein sequence MFYRNILLIDDDEDDQEIFLTALECTGKPVQCTVSDSARKALSQIARGEIKTDLIFLDLNMPLMNGQQFLAEIKKDEKLRNIPVIILSTSSNTATREQLKQLGAGRFFTKPGRFEDLVDILNEVLE, from the coding sequence ATGTTCTATCGGAATATTCTTCTCATCGATGATGACGAAGATGATCAGGAGATATTCCTGACTGCTTTGGAATGTACCGGAAAGCCTGTTCAATGCACGGTGTCGGACAGTGCGAGGAAAGCTTTAAGCCAGATCGCCCGGGGCGAAATCAAAACGGACCTCATTTTCCTCGATCTCAATATGCCGCTCATGAACGGGCAACAGTTCCTGGCGGAGATCAAAAAAGATGAAAAACTCCGCAATATTCCCGTGATCATCTTGTCGACTTCCTCCAACACAGCCACCAGAGAACAGTTGAAACAGCTTGGCGCAGGCCGTTTTTTTACGAAACCGGGCCGGTTTGAGGACCTCGTGGATATACTGAACGAAGTATTGGAATAA
- a CDS encoding neutral zinc metallopeptidase: protein MRWQDLRRSSNVEDRRGMSGGGKVALGGIGVIIVVAIGLLTGQDPQEILSNIQGTQTEQAESRPAGPRPDDKTADFVSAVLGSTEDVWSQIYRENGAEYEKPVLQMFTDATQSACGGASSAMGPFYCPADHKVYIDLSFCDELRDRFNAPGEFAVAYVVAHEVGHHVQNLMGISQKVQEQRARLSEAEYNKLSVKLELQADFLAGVWANHANQMSNILEPGDLEAALTAANAIGDDKLQKEVQGYVVPDAFTHGTSQQRMYWFKKGYETGDLNQGRYQDIR, encoded by the coding sequence ATGCGTTGGCAGGATTTACGCAGAAGCAGTAATGTCGAAGACCGCCGCGGAATGTCGGGCGGCGGAAAAGTTGCCCTCGGCGGCATCGGGGTGATCATCGTGGTGGCCATCGGGCTGCTTACCGGACAGGACCCGCAGGAAATTCTATCCAATATCCAGGGCACCCAGACCGAACAGGCGGAAAGCCGGCCGGCCGGACCGCGTCCCGACGACAAGACGGCCGATTTTGTATCGGCGGTATTGGGCAGCACGGAAGATGTGTGGTCGCAGATTTACCGGGAAAACGGTGCGGAATACGAAAAGCCGGTACTGCAGATGTTCACCGACGCCACGCAAAGTGCCTGTGGAGGCGCTTCCTCGGCTATGGGGCCATTTTATTGCCCGGCCGACCATAAGGTTTATATCGATCTTTCTTTCTGCGACGAACTGCGTGACCGTTTCAACGCGCCGGGCGAATTCGCAGTCGCATATGTGGTGGCGCACGAGGTAGGGCACCATGTTCAGAACCTGATGGGCATTTCGCAGAAAGTACAGGAGCAACGCGCCAGGCTGAGCGAGGCTGAGTATAACAAGCTTTCGGTAAAATTGGAATTGCAGGCCGACTTTCTGGCCGGTGTGTGGGCTAATCATGCCAACCAGATGAGCAACATTCTTGAACCGGGTGACCTGGAAGCGGCATTAACTGCCGCCAACGCGATCGGCGACGATAAGCTGCAAAAAGAAGTGCAGGGATACGTGGTACCCGATGCATTTACGCATGGTACTTCGCAGCAGCGGATGTATTGGTTTAAAAAAGGTTATGAAACCGGTGACCTGAACCAGGGCCGCTACCAGGATATTCGTTAA
- a CDS encoding DUF1553 domain-containing protein, with protein sequence MKHVFFLWMLLAGLFVSCSPELPDDVEVAMKELPDKLDYNQHVKPVLSDKCFACHGPDKAKQKGGLRLDMAETAFGKVSKNSGRAAIDPGDLAESEFFHRIISSDPDHLMPTPESHLSLSAREKAILIRWIDEGAEYKPHWAFVKPEKPEIPDTQYDNLAVNPIDHFVFKKLEEEKLRPSAQAEKELLLRRVSLDLTGLPPTLAETDAFLKDTSPGAYEKQVDRLLASPHYGEKMAVDWLDLARFADSHGYTVDRLRDMSPYRDWVINAFNRNMRYDRFIHWQLAGDLMPNPTREMRIATAFNRNHQQNMEGGIIEEEFQTEYVVDRTNTFGDAFLGLSVGCAKCHDHKYDPISQKNYYELYSFFNNVKEAGQISWDDALPTPTMLLPTPAQEQALKFIRTKIKTAEQQLAASRQNAENGFRLWLGEAGYRVLGKEDIPKAGLQALYTFDNGSLRNGVNPREVGTMKREAGAPGGDPVFAAKSGGKALRLDGDVFLDLGQNGVFRKSDPFSVGICVNIPKDLKEGVILHKSQAERLYNFRGYHLYLKNDRLELNMAHTAPSDALTRISKQPVPKDRWVQLTITYDGSSKAAGFKLYVDGREAEMETTMDQLTKDILFKSPVQPGLQIGAWWRGFGLKNAQVDDIVVYNRELTPFETGILARKVSWSDIATKNAAQLTATETAVLKNYYHSAVDPGMSGARLALRMARTQLADSTGHIRELMVMQEMPKPKQAHILLRGNYDAPGEKAYPSTPASILAFPENLPKNRYGLAQWLTHADNPLTARVAVNRYWQNFFGTGLVKTTEDFGNQGELPTHPELLDWLAVTFRESGWDVKKLNKLIVMSATYRQDSRTARDVRERDPENRLYARGPANRMSAEMIRDNALMASGLMNAQIGGESIKPYQPEGLWSINNTTYTPDSGNKVYRRSLYVIVKRSVPNPTLATFDATSRSFCVVRRQKTNTPLQALVTLNDPTFVEAMRVLGEQMTRIPDARQAIGMAYRKLTGRRPPVREVNLLLSLRKVEEEKFRKNPGKAAGWLHTGQHRPDKTLDTALLAANSVVASTILNSDAALTKR encoded by the coding sequence ATGAAACATGTTTTCTTTCTGTGGATGTTGCTGGCCGGGCTTTTCGTCTCCTGTTCTCCCGAATTGCCCGACGACGTGGAAGTTGCCATGAAGGAACTGCCCGACAAGCTGGACTATAACCAGCATGTAAAGCCCGTGCTTTCCGACAAATGTTTCGCCTGCCACGGCCCCGACAAGGCCAAGCAAAAGGGCGGGCTTCGTCTCGATATGGCCGAAACCGCTTTCGGAAAAGTATCCAAAAACTCCGGCCGCGCGGCTATCGACCCCGGCGACCTGGCCGAAAGCGAATTTTTCCATCGTATAATATCCTCAGACCCCGACCACCTCATGCCCACGCCCGAGTCGCATCTGAGCCTCTCGGCCCGCGAGAAGGCCATACTCATTAGATGGATCGACGAGGGTGCCGAATATAAGCCGCATTGGGCGTTTGTAAAACCGGAAAAGCCGGAAATCCCCGATACGCAGTACGATAATCTGGCGGTCAATCCGATCGATCATTTTGTATTTAAAAAACTGGAAGAAGAAAAGCTGCGGCCGTCCGCCCAGGCGGAAAAGGAATTACTGTTGCGGCGTGTTTCGCTCGACCTCACGGGGCTACCGCCCACCCTCGCGGAAACGGACGCATTTTTGAAAGATACTTCGCCCGGTGCTTATGAAAAGCAGGTCGACCGGCTTCTGGCTTCTCCGCATTATGGCGAAAAAATGGCGGTCGACTGGCTCGACCTGGCCCGGTTTGCCGATTCGCACGGCTACACGGTCGACAGGCTGCGGGATATGTCGCCCTACCGCGACTGGGTGATCAATGCTTTCAATCGAAACATGCGCTATGATCGGTTCATTCACTGGCAACTGGCCGGCGACCTCATGCCAAACCCGACCAGGGAAATGCGCATTGCCACGGCCTTCAACCGCAACCACCAGCAAAACATGGAGGGCGGCATCATCGAAGAAGAATTTCAGACCGAATACGTGGTGGACCGTACCAACACCTTCGGCGACGCATTTCTTGGCCTCTCGGTAGGCTGCGCCAAATGCCATGATCACAAATACGACCCTATTTCGCAAAAGAACTATTATGAGCTTTACAGCTTCTTCAATAATGTAAAGGAAGCGGGGCAAATATCCTGGGACGACGCATTACCCACGCCGACGATGCTTCTGCCGACCCCGGCACAGGAACAGGCATTGAAATTTATCCGGACCAAAATCAAAACCGCGGAGCAACAGCTTGCTGCCAGCCGGCAAAATGCTGAAAACGGATTTCGTCTGTGGCTCGGTGAGGCCGGTTACCGCGTCCTCGGCAAAGAAGACATTCCCAAAGCGGGTTTACAGGCGCTGTATACGTTCGATAACGGATCGCTGCGTAACGGCGTAAACCCCCGCGAGGTTGGTACTATGAAGCGCGAAGCAGGCGCGCCGGGCGGCGATCCGGTATTTGCCGCGAAATCCGGCGGTAAGGCCCTGCGACTGGACGGGGATGTTTTCCTGGACCTGGGCCAGAATGGCGTTTTCCGTAAATCGGACCCGTTCAGCGTGGGAATTTGCGTTAATATCCCGAAAGATCTGAAAGAAGGCGTGATCCTCCATAAAAGTCAGGCCGAACGGCTGTACAACTTTCGCGGCTATCATTTATATCTCAAAAACGACCGGTTGGAACTGAACATGGCCCATACTGCGCCATCGGACGCACTCACGCGGATCAGCAAGCAGCCCGTTCCGAAAGATCGATGGGTGCAGCTCACGATCACTTACGACGGTTCTTCCAAAGCGGCCGGCTTCAAATTGTATGTCGATGGCCGGGAAGCTGAGATGGAAACCACTATGGACCAGCTCACGAAGGATATTCTCTTCAAATCGCCGGTACAGCCCGGTTTGCAGATCGGCGCCTGGTGGAGAGGGTTTGGATTAAAAAATGCGCAGGTGGATGATATTGTCGTGTACAACCGCGAACTGACCCCGTTTGAAACCGGTATTCTGGCCCGAAAAGTATCCTGGTCGGATATTGCCACGAAAAATGCCGCCCAGTTGACCGCCACGGAAACCGCCGTATTGAAAAACTACTACCATTCGGCCGTCGATCCCGGAATGTCGGGCGCGCGCCTGGCATTACGGATGGCCCGCACGCAACTGGCGGACTCTACCGGGCATATACGGGAGCTGATGGTCATGCAGGAAATGCCGAAACCGAAGCAGGCCCACATATTGCTACGCGGCAACTACGATGCCCCTGGCGAAAAGGCCTACCCGTCGACACCGGCTTCGATTCTGGCCTTCCCTGAAAACCTCCCTAAAAACCGTTATGGGCTGGCACAATGGCTCACGCATGCCGACAACCCGCTCACTGCACGCGTTGCGGTAAACCGCTACTGGCAGAATTTCTTCGGCACCGGTCTTGTCAAAACCACGGAAGACTTCGGCAACCAGGGTGAACTGCCAACACATCCGGAATTGCTCGACTGGCTGGCCGTTACCTTCCGCGAATCGGGCTGGGATGTAAAGAAACTGAATAAACTGATCGTCATGTCCGCCACCTACCGGCAGGATTCCCGGACGGCAAGGGACGTTCGCGAGCGCGACCCCGAGAATCGCCTGTACGCACGCGGACCGGCAAATCGCATGTCGGCCGAAATGATCCGCGACAATGCATTGATGGCTAGCGGATTGATGAACGCGCAAATAGGCGGCGAAAGCATAAAACCCTATCAACCGGAAGGGCTTTGGTCGATCAACAACACCACTTACACGCCCGATTCCGGTAACAAGGTTTACCGCCGGAGCCTATATGTAATTGTAAAACGCTCGGTACCTAACCCGACGCTGGCGACGTTCGACGCCACTTCGCGGAGTTTCTGCGTCGTCCGGCGGCAGAAAACCAACACGCCATTGCAGGCACTGGTAACGCTCAACGACCCGACGTTCGTGGAAGCCATGCGCGTGCTGGGTGAGCAAATGACCCGCATTCCCGACGCCCGGCAGGCCATTGGCATGGCTTACCGCAAACTCACCGGCCGCAGGCCGCCCGTCAGGGAAGTAAACCTGCTGCTGAGTTTACGAAAGGTTGAAGAAGAAAAATTCCGGAAAAACCCCGGAAAAGCCGCGGGCTGGCTGCACACCGGCCAGCATCGGCCCGACAAAACGCTGGACACCGCATTGCTCGCCGCCAACAGCGTGGTAGCCAGCACCATTCTCAATTCCGACGCCGCCTTAACCAAACGATAA